Proteins co-encoded in one Brassica rapa cultivar Chiifu-401-42 chromosome A02, CAAS_Brap_v3.01, whole genome shotgun sequence genomic window:
- the LOC103852518 gene encoding uncharacterized protein LOC103852518, with translation MATTVAGLSPVIAPIYSPITNRKPISFYKPHLLSYKQSPISSLHSSRTARVIEFTRKQRNRSCSVCWSLTDEEEPKGSSEGQVASVDIKLPRRSLLVEFSCNSCGERTKRLINQLAYERGLVFVQCGGCLQHHQLVDNLGLIVEYDFRQKTSKDLGLDQV, from the exons ATGGCGACTACGGTGGCCGGTTTATCTCCGGTTATCGCTCCAATTTATTCTCCGATAACTAACCGGAAGCCAATCAGCTTCTACAAGCCGCATCTTCTCTCGTACAAACAAAGCCCTATATCGTCTCTACACAG CTCGAGAACTGCTCGTGTGATTGAATTTACACGCAAGCAAAGGAACCGGTCGTGTTCTGTTTGTTGGTCTCTCACTGATGAAGAAGAACCAAAGGGTTCCTCAGAG GGACAGGTTGCTTCTGTAGATATTAAACTACCAAGAAGAAGTTTGCTTGTGGAGTTCAGTTGCAACTCATGCGGAGAAAGAACAAAGCGGCTTATCAATCAGCTGGCTTATGAACGTGGCCTTGTCTTTGTCCAG TGTGGTGGATGTCTTCAGCATCATCAACTGGTTGACAATCTTGGTCTCATTGTTGAGTACGACTTCCGTCAAAAAACCTCCAAGGATTTGGGATTAGATCAAGTTTGA
- the LOC103852519 gene encoding phosphate transporter PHO1 homolog 1, with amino-acid sequence MVKFTKQFEGQLVPEWKDAFVDYSQLKKDLKKIHLLTNGVENKHTETSLIKTIKSSLGNISLFGNKEREHSRAIKVHRKLASSGSNSDVYETELLEKVADDTHAAKEFFTCLDTQLNKVNQFYKTKEKEFLERGECLKKQMEILIELKDAFKQKQANGESSQESKEDDSISCTILCEEDSIRSRSEQTELQESCLEDLENNGTEALESSRSEEQIKINNENSKLRTVSGRVFSCQGKNLTIKIPLTNPSRTFSAISYMIKEDLINQSSSKKSGPDGVNKLRISKKKLSHAEKMIKGALTELYKGLNYLKTYRNLNMLAFMNILKKFDKVTGKQILPIYLKVVESSYFNSSDKVINLSDEVEEWFIKHFAGENRRKAMKYLKPHHRKESHSVTFFIGLFTGCFVALLAGYIIVAHLTGMYRKYPENTFYMETAYPVLSMFGLLFLHLFLYGCNIFMWRKARINYSFIFELESENELKFRDVFLICTASMSVITGVMFAHLSLLAKGYSFGQVQVIPGLLLLVFFLILICPINIFYKSSRYRLISVIRNIVFSPLYKVLMLDFFMADQLCSQVPMLRNLEYIACYYMTGSYATQDYGYCMRVKYYRDLAYAVSFLPYYWRAMQCARRWFDEGETSHLVNLGKYVSAMLAAGTKVAYEKERSIGWLCLVVAMSSIATIYQLYWDFVKDWGLLQRNSNNRWLRNQLMLRQKYIYYFSMVLNLVLRLAWLQTVLHSSFEHVDYRVTGLFLAALEVIRRGHWNFYRLENEHLNNAGKFRAVKTVPLPFREVDEED; translated from the exons ATGGTGAAGTTCACTAAGCAGTTTGAGGGGCAGCTTGTGCCTGAATGGAAAGACGCCTTTGTCGATTACTCTCAGCTCAAGAAAGACCTCAAGAAAATCCATTTGCTAACCAATGGAGTTGAGAACAAACACACAGAAACTTCTCTCATCAAAACGATCAAGTCTTCTTTAGGAAACATTTCCCTTTTCGGTAACAAGGAACGGGAACACTCTAGAGCCATCAAA gtTCATAGAAAGCTTGCTTCTTCAGGAAGTAACAGTGACGTGTATGAGACGGAACTTCTGGAGAAGGTTGCTGATGATACCCATGCTGCGAAAGAGTTCTTCACGTGTCTGGACACACAGCTTAACAAAGTGAATCAGTTCTACAAGACCAAGGAGAAAGAGTTCTTGGAGAGAGGAGAGTGCTTGAAGAAGCAAATGGAGATACTCATTGAGCTAAAAGATGCTTTTAAACAAAAGCAAGCCAATGGAGAGTCTAGTCAAGAATCAAAAGAAGATGACTCCATATCATGCACCATCCTATGTG AGGAAGACTCTATCAGGAGCAGATCAGAGCAAACAGAGCTTCAAGAATCTTGCTTAGAGGATTTGGAAAACAATGGGACAGAAGCATTGGAGTCTTCTAGATCAGAAGAACAAATCAAAATCAACAACGAGAACTCGAAGTTGAGGACGGTTTCTGGTCGAGTTTTCAGCTGCCAGGGGAAGAATCTCACGATAAAGATTCCACTGACAAACCCTTCTCGTACATTCTCAGCTATAAGTTACATGATCAAAGAAGATTTGATAAACCAATCATCGTCGAAGAAAAGTGGTCCAGATGGAGTAAACAAGCTAAGAATCAGCAAGAAAAAACTAAGTCACGCCGAGAAGATGATCAAAGGTGCTTTAACAGAACTCTACAAAGGGTTGAATTATCTCAAAACTTACAGAAACTTGAACATGTTAGCCTTCATGAACATTCTCAAAAAATTCGATAAG GTTACTGGAAAACAAATCCTTCCAATATATCTCAAAGTGGTTGAAAGTTCTTACTTCAACAGTTCAGACAAG GTAATAAATCTATCAGACGAAGTTGAAGAGTGGTTCATCAAGCACTTCGCAGGAGAAAATCGCAGAAAGGCAATGAAATATCTGAAACCGCACCACCGTAAAGAGTCTCACTCTGTCACCTTCTTCATTG GTCTATTCACTGGTTGCTTTGTTGCTCTTCTTGCTGGCTACATCATTGTGGCTCATTTGACTGGAATGTATAGAAAATACCCTGAGAACACTTTCTACATGGAAACTGCATATCCTGTACTAAG CATGTTTGGGCTCTTGTTTCTACATTTATTCTTATATGGTTGCAACATATTTATGTGGCGAAAAGCAAGGATAAACTATAGTTTCATATTCGAACTTGAGTCCGAAAATGAGCTCAAGTTCAGAGATGTGTTCTTGATATGTACCGCTTCAATGTCTGTGATAACCGGTGTCATGTTTGCTCATCTCTCGCTTCTCGCAAAAGGTTACTCCTTTGGACAAGTTCAAGTGATCCCTGGACTTTTATTACTG GTCTTCTTCTTAATACTTATTTGTCCCATAAACATTTTCTACAAATCAAGTCGTTACCGGCTTATATCAGTCATCAGAAACATTGTCTTCTCACCTCTTTACAAAGTCTTGATGCTCGATTTCTTCATGGCTGATCAACTTTGCAGCCAG GTACCGATGCTAAGGAACCTTGAATACATAGCCTGCTACTATATGACAGGTAGCTACGCAACACAGGACTATGGATATTGTATGAGAGTCAAGTACTACAGAGATCTCGCCTATGCAGTTTCCTTCCTCCCATACTACTGGAGAGCAATGCAG TGTGCAAGGAGGTGGTTTGATGAAGGCGAAACGAGCCACCTAGTGAACCTAGGGAAGTACGTGTCAGCGATGTTAGCTGCTGGAACCAAAGTGGCTTATGAGAAAGAGAGGAGCATTGGTTGGCTCTGCCTTGTGGTGGCTATGTCAAGCATAGCCACAATTTACCAATTGTATTGGGACTTTGTAAAAGATTGGGGTTTACTTCAACGCAATTCCAACAACCGTTGGCTTAGGAACCAACTCATGCTTcgccaaaaatatatttactactTCTCCATG gttctaaATCTTGTTCTGAGGTTGGCATGGCTACAAACAGTTTTGCACTCAAGTTTTGAGCATGTGGATTACAGAGTTACAGGATTATTCTTGGCTGCTCTTGAAGTTATTAGGAGAGGACATTGGAACTTTTACAG ATTGGAGAATGAGCACCTAAATAACGCAGGGAAGTTCCGAGCTGTGAAGACAGTACCACTTCCTTTCAGAGAAGTTGATGAAGAAGACTGA